Genomic segment of Arachis stenosperma cultivar V10309 chromosome 4, arast.V10309.gnm1.PFL2, whole genome shotgun sequence:
CATGATTATTAGTAACTAGCAACTATCAATGCTATCAATGAAGCATAAGGAATAATGGTATGAAAACATTAGAGTGGTCTAATTTTATTGGAAGACTGGTATGGAAGCACAATTATTCATTGGATCTTTGACTTATAATGAAAATAtcaattgaaaattttatagaaaatgtttctttttctaAGGTTGTTTTGTTTAACTATGAGCAGAGTTACACAATTTTAGTGTAAAATTGCAGAGTTTGTGCAGAAAATTACAGAACATTAGTgcaaaatcatagaaaaaattaaattgcagatTTTTATTTACTAAGTGCAGCAACTTTAATGCAGAATTGCACAATAGAACTAAAGCTAAACCTGTTGCATAATTCAAGTGCATATTTGCAAAAACGCTATTAAAATCAACGTAAAACTACAAAATTCAAGTGTAAGATTacacaaatttaattaaaaatcaaagtAAAACTATAAAGTTTAAGTGCAGATACAATTAAGAAACTCAGCAGAATCACCTAATATGCATAACTTAAGAAAACCAATATTGCAATTCTAAATGTGACAATCTATAAAGTTAGAACTAcctaaaaaaattcatattttttctGGATTAGGATTTTTACATTTAGAACGATTATGACCACTCTGATCACATCGGCTACATTTGTAAACATGCACATCTTGAAATTGTGACTCCCGGCGCTTCTTGCATGGTCTTCCCGGAGGACGAGTTGTTGTAGGTGgcataagaaaaatattattctcCCAGTCTGTTAGGGTCAGGTTGTTAACATCAGGCATGTCATGAGTTTCAATTGGGATCATACTGCTCGCATAAATCTTTTCTTGTGAACTTTTCAGATAGCACTCCTCTACATAGGTGTAGATGTTGCCATGTAATAATTTAATTGCAGCACAAGCATGTGGACATGGAATTCCAGTCATTTGCCATTCAAGACATGTACATTCTTTGCGTAGTAGATTCACACATACATCAACATTTGACCCTCTAACCATAACATTATGATCTCCATATCTCACTGCTTTAAGAAACTCACTTCTAGCTACATGCTCCATCAATATTTTATCAATCTTTGGCCCAACTTCATTCTTCCATTTAGTCATCTCTAACTTTGCAGTATATAACAAATTTGCAAGTTTGTCTCTATGCTCTGTTATTAAAGCACAAATACTATGAGTCCTCTCTTTTCTTATCCATGAATTAAATGATTCAGCTACATTGGTAGTTATGAGGTCCCATCGTCGATGAGGGAATTGAGACTTTGCCCATTTGTTAATATCTCCTTTAGTCTCTAACCAATTTGCAAGTTCTGGTGAAAATGCACGAAGTTGTTCCACAGCTTCTGTAAATTCTGTGCCAAAACGGGTATAACAAACTGCGTCTAGTAGTTTTTTTGCATCTTCTTTTACTTCACCACGTATTCCCCTCTGTAACTTTTTAGTTTCTGcacaaaaattttctttcacatGTCGATAACAATAAGCATGTCTATCCCTGTCATATACTTGCTCCACAGCTGCAATAATTGATGGATGCCTATCAGATATTAACGTAACTGGAATTGACCCAGTTAGTTCTTTCAAATTAGATAGGAACCAAAGCCAATTCTCATTATTTTCAGCACTAACAATTGCATACGCAATCGGAAATAAATCATTATTTGCATCGCATGTAGAGGCAGCTAGAAGAGTTCCCTTGTATGGACCACTTAAGTGGCAACCATCAATAAATAATATAGGCCTTGCTCCACGAAGAAAACCTGTCACACAACACCCATATGCAACAAAAAGCTTTTCAAATTGATAACTAGGAGAGCATGTCCATTTTGCAATTGTTTGTGGATCAGTTTTCACTAAACGATTACATATCCAGGGAATTAGCATATATGAATCTTTAGGTACGCCATTAATTTCAGCTAATGCTTTCTCCTTTGCAGCCCAAGCTTGGTGATATGTTAGTGAAAATCCGTATTCCTTGAAAATATCATTTCGTATGTCATTAGGCAACTTGTCAGGAGTTAATCTCAACTTGTCGATAATAATTGAAGACACCAAATTAGATCTGAAAGAGTGAGTACTCTCCAATACATCTTGAGCTGAGTGCTTATGATTCTTGATAAAATGTCTCACCACGAGGAACGAAGTATTTTTTCCCATAGCATAAGCCGACAATTTCCACGGACAACCTTCAACCTTGCAGACACAAATTATTTTACCCGGACTGTTCTTTAAGAACTTGTATGTAAACTTATGAGCAATACCATATTCAAATAATGCTTTCCTCAGCTTACTTGCATTTTGAAAAATCTGTCCTTCTTCCTTTATAAGATCATTTCACTTAGCAGAGCCATTGATAATCTGAGGTGTAGGGACAAGTTGGGTTGTACATAGAATTGGTGTCAATGGATTTTGACCATCAATATTAGTAAC
This window contains:
- the LOC130975318 gene encoding uncharacterized protein LOC130975318 — translated: MGKNTSFLVVRHFIKNHKHSAQDVLESTHSFRSNLVSSIIIDKLRLTPDKLPNDIRNDIFKEYGFSLTYHQAWAAKEKALAEINGVPKDSYMLIPWICNRLVKTDPQTIAKWTCSPSYQFEKLFVAYGCCVTGFLRGARPILFIDGCHLSGPYKGTLLAASTCDANNDLFPIAYAIVSAENNENWLWFLSNLKELTGSIPVTLISDRHPSIIAAVEQVYDRDRHAYCYRHVKENFCAETKKLQRGIRGEVKEDAKKLLDAVCYTRFGTEFTEAVEQLRAFSPELANWLETKGDINKWAKSQFPHRRWDLITTNVAESFNSWIRKERTHSICALITEHRDKLANLLYTAKLEMTKWKNEVGPKIDKILMEHVARSEFLKAVRYGDHNVMVRGSNVDVCVNLLRKECTCLEWQMTGIPCPHACAAIKLLHGNIYTYVEECYLKSSQEKIYASSMIPIETHDMPDVNNLTLTDWENNIFLMPPTTTRPPGRPCKKRRESQFQDVHVYKCSRCDQSGHNRSKWKIFGDVSLHYNRHHQIFHSMPKKMDISFIIWKRTTSVIRVLTGAKDNALNINNALLYSLKKLWGLLLRATGGVKGAIVDVERMSFTAGDELQKTILPEDDDFASDNFARW